The Lichenihabitans psoromatis genome contains a region encoding:
- a CDS encoding L,D-transpeptidase, translating to MSRNRLALAGLVAGLLLSAASMPARAYEGTFFLQQQQPRSFADDGRPLEIAIPRETVAYDGPYGPGTIVISTEERRLYYVLPDHQAIKYGVGVGRPGFDWAGTKTVVAKREWPDWTPPAEMIRRRPDLPRHMAGGIENPLGARAMYLGGTLYRIHGSNEPDTIGQAVSSGCIRMTNDDVADLYDRVKIGTRAVVMR from the coding sequence ATGAGCCGTAACAGACTTGCTTTGGCCGGGCTCGTGGCAGGGCTTTTGCTCTCTGCCGCCTCAATGCCGGCTCGGGCCTATGAAGGCACCTTCTTCCTCCAGCAACAACAGCCGCGGTCCTTCGCAGACGATGGTCGACCGCTCGAAATCGCGATCCCGCGCGAGACCGTGGCCTATGACGGTCCATACGGTCCCGGCACGATCGTGATCTCGACCGAGGAACGACGTTTATACTACGTCCTCCCCGATCATCAGGCGATCAAATATGGTGTCGGCGTCGGTCGCCCCGGCTTCGATTGGGCCGGCACGAAGACCGTGGTGGCCAAGCGTGAGTGGCCGGATTGGACCCCGCCAGCCGAGATGATCCGCCGCCGCCCCGATCTGCCCCGCCACATGGCTGGCGGAATCGAGAATCCCCTCGGCGCGCGCGCCATGTATCTCGGCGGCACGCTGTACCGCATCCACGGCTCGAACGAGCCGGACACGATCGGCCAAGCGGTATCGTCCGGGTGTATCCGGATGACAAACGACGACGTCGCG
- a CDS encoding beta-ketoacyl-ACP reductase, producing the protein MPRRALVTGGSRGIGAAIAATLRQDGHDVVIVDRTIATTGEKGRDHRAYELDVSQFAAVERVLAEVEADGGPIDILVNNAGITRDGMVHKMDPVSQWQAVIDVNLTSAFNTVRCLVPGMRQRGWGRIINISSISGLKGQIGQANYAAAKAGLIGFTKSIALELAGKGICANCVAPGFIESPMTSAMPPDALRREAAGIPVGRLGKPDDIAAIVAFLASDQASFVTGQVWSANGGQYL; encoded by the coding sequence GTGCCGCGGCGTGCGCTCGTCACCGGCGGTTCGCGCGGCATCGGCGCCGCGATCGCGGCGACGCTTCGACAGGACGGACATGACGTCGTGATCGTTGATCGAACCATCGCGACGACGGGTGAGAAGGGGCGGGATCACCGCGCCTACGAATTGGACGTGAGCCAGTTCGCTGCGGTCGAGCGGGTGTTGGCCGAGGTGGAGGCCGACGGCGGACCCATCGATATCCTGGTCAACAATGCCGGCATCACGCGGGATGGCATGGTCCATAAGATGGACCCGGTGTCGCAATGGCAGGCTGTGATCGACGTCAACCTCACCTCCGCATTCAATACGGTTCGGTGTCTCGTGCCGGGTATGCGGCAGCGCGGGTGGGGCCGCATCATCAACATTTCCTCGATCAGCGGCCTGAAAGGACAGATCGGGCAAGCGAATTATGCGGCTGCCAAGGCCGGGCTGATCGGCTTTACCAAAAGCATCGCGTTGGAATTGGCCGGCAAGGGCATCTGCGCCAATTGCGTAGCACCGGGCTTCATCGAAAGTCCGATGACGTCCGCCATGCCGCCGGACGCGTTGCGGCGAGAGGCTGCCGGCATTCCGGTGGGACGGCTCGGCAAGCCTGACGATATCGCCGCGATCGTGGCGTTCCTGGCGTCCGACCAAGCGAGTTTCGTCACGGGGCAAGTGTGGAGTGCCAACGGCGGCCAGTATCTCTGA
- a CDS encoding HAD-IA family hydrolase, which produces MPAAPLIVFDLDGTLAETAGDLIATLNVILAQDGIGPIAIDQARVLLGSGGRALIQRGYASVGRSVDTTRLEILFKQFLAHYDAHIADHSHLFPGVVAALDRLDAAGYRFAVCTNKMEAPSVKLLTALGIVDRFQAICGQDTFAVFKPDPDALFGTIEKAGGLPDTSIMIGDSVTDIATAKAAKIPVIAVDFGYTDKPVAELGPDRVISHFDQLFDAVASIQASRRSA; this is translated from the coding sequence ATGCCCGCAGCCCCGCTGATCGTCTTCGATCTCGACGGAACACTCGCCGAAACGGCCGGTGACCTGATTGCCACATTGAACGTCATTCTGGCGCAGGACGGCATCGGGCCGATTGCGATCGATCAAGCGCGCGTTCTTCTCGGCTCCGGGGGACGAGCCTTGATCCAGCGAGGCTATGCATCGGTCGGCCGCAGCGTCGACACAACGCGGCTCGAGATCCTGTTCAAGCAGTTCCTCGCTCATTACGATGCTCACATCGCCGATCACAGCCATCTCTTCCCTGGCGTCGTCGCGGCTTTGGATCGGCTGGACGCAGCCGGTTACCGTTTCGCGGTCTGCACCAACAAGATGGAAGCCCCTTCGGTCAAGCTGCTGACCGCTCTCGGCATCGTCGACCGTTTCCAGGCCATCTGCGGGCAAGATACTTTCGCGGTCTTCAAGCCCGATCCCGACGCTCTCTTCGGCACGATCGAGAAGGCGGGCGGCCTGCCGGACACCAGCATCATGATCGGCGATTCGGTCACCGACATCGCCACCGCCAAAGCGGCTAAGATTCCAGTTATCGCGGTGGACTTCGGTTACACGGACAAGCCGGTCGCCGAACTCGGGCCGGACCGCGTCATCTCACATTTCGATCAACTGTTTGACGCCGTGGCATCCATCCAGGCAAGCCGACGATCGGCCTGA
- the rpiA gene encoding ribose-5-phosphate isomerase RpiA, producing the protein MAESDPDTMKRQVAERALSFVDDGMKLGLGSGTTAKIFVDLLAERVKSGLRVRCVPTSERIRAQATSLGLDVTTLDELPQLDLTIDGADEYDPALRLIKGGGGALLREKIVATASDRMIVIADASKAVSHLGRFPLPVEVNLFGFAATRRLIERDCAAIGLHGNLVLRTGPDKTPFMTDGGHLILDCHFGSIADPVALSDVLLAIAGVVEHGLFIGIAQSVITNVDGAACVVAPDHTSSSSR; encoded by the coding sequence ATGGCCGAGAGTGATCCCGACACGATGAAGCGCCAGGTTGCCGAGCGCGCCTTGTCGTTCGTCGACGACGGCATGAAGCTCGGACTTGGCAGCGGCACGACAGCCAAAATCTTCGTCGATCTGTTGGCTGAGCGCGTGAAGAGCGGTTTGCGGGTGCGCTGTGTTCCAACCTCGGAACGGATCCGAGCGCAGGCGACCTCGCTTGGCCTCGACGTGACGACGCTCGACGAGTTGCCACAACTCGACCTGACGATCGATGGCGCCGACGAATATGATCCAGCACTGCGGCTCATCAAGGGCGGCGGCGGCGCGCTGTTGCGCGAGAAGATTGTCGCGACGGCGTCGGACAGGATGATCGTCATCGCCGACGCATCGAAAGCCGTGTCGCACCTCGGGCGTTTTCCATTGCCGGTCGAGGTCAACCTGTTCGGATTCGCCGCGACGCGGAGGCTTATCGAGCGGGATTGCGCCGCGATCGGCCTGCACGGCAACCTCGTGCTGAGGACTGGCCCGGACAAGACGCCATTCATGACCGACGGTGGCCATCTCATTCTCGATTGTCACTTTGGGTCGATCGCCGATCCCGTCGCGCTCAGCGATGTTCTGCTCGCCATCGCCGGGGTCGTCGAACATGGTCTGTTCATCGGCATCGCACAGTCAGTCATCACCAATGTGGACGGAGCGGCCTGCGTTGTCGCCCCCGACCACACCTCATCTTCATCGCGATAG
- a CDS encoding DUF2059 domain-containing protein, with amino-acid sequence MFMSIRPSQRRVAFGLGALVLALGTGLPAFAQTATPAPVPDVSQPEPPASALAAARDVVVSSGMSRSFEPMVPQLTEQIVPMLTRTRPELTADLTVVLKDLQPEFVKDGEQMTDIAAHIYARRMSEQELKDTAAFFNSPVGKKYVDIQPAMLDELVVAMQSWTQKLSSIMMTRVRQEMIKKGHNDF; translated from the coding sequence ATGTTCATGTCGATCCGCCCGTCTCAGCGCCGTGTTGCCTTTGGCCTGGGCGCTCTCGTGCTCGCTCTCGGCACGGGCCTCCCGGCCTTCGCTCAGACCGCGACCCCCGCGCCGGTGCCGGATGTCAGCCAGCCGGAGCCGCCGGCTTCGGCGCTCGCGGCTGCCCGTGATGTCGTCGTGTCATCCGGCATGTCGCGCTCGTTCGAGCCGATGGTTCCGCAATTGACCGAGCAGATCGTGCCGATGTTGACGCGGACGCGTCCCGAACTGACGGCTGACTTGACAGTCGTGCTGAAGGACTTGCAGCCCGAGTTTGTCAAAGACGGCGAGCAGATGACGGATATTGCGGCGCATATCTACGCACGCCGGATGAGCGAGCAGGAATTGAAGGATACGGCGGCTTTCTTCAACAGCCCGGTCGGCAAGAAATACGTCGATATTCAGCCCGCGATGTTGGACGAACTCGTCGTCGCGATGCAGTCTTGGACGCAGAAATTGTCTTCAATCATGATGACACGCGTGCGCCAGGAAATGATCAAGAAGGGTCACAACGACTTCTGA
- the gor gene encoding glutathione-disulfide reductase, with protein sequence MTADEEVDLFVIGAGSGGVRAARIAAGYGAKVAIAEDFRVGGTCVIRGCVPKKIYVYASRFADEFEQSEGFGWSRPQASFDWGHLVATKEREITRLSAIYAANLEKAGVALHQGRATVTGPNHVMLANGRCFAAKYIAVATGGVPEHRPHVPGLDLAISSNEIFDLPDFPKRLLAVGAGYVALEFASIFVRLGSRVTVAFRGQTILRGFDGDMRDGLTAELQASGIDLRPGLSVLGIERHADGLHVRLSDASTLVVDQVLLATGRRPATRDLGLEHVGVELAEDGSVKVDGFSRSSVPSIYAIGDVTNRVNLTPVAIREGHALADTLFGDKPTPVEHHAIATAVFTTPELGTVGLTEEEARSTLDVVDIYKTSFRPMKSTISGSSTKTMMKIVVDGATDRVVGVHVLGTDAGEMAQLLGIAVKMGATKRDFDATMAVHPTAAEELVTMRTRTARYVREA encoded by the coding sequence ATGACGGCGGACGAAGAGGTCGATCTTTTCGTGATCGGTGCAGGATCGGGCGGCGTGCGTGCCGCGCGCATCGCCGCTGGTTACGGCGCCAAGGTTGCGATCGCGGAAGATTTTCGCGTCGGTGGGACCTGTGTCATTCGCGGCTGCGTCCCCAAGAAGATCTATGTCTATGCGAGCCGGTTTGCCGACGAGTTCGAGCAGTCCGAAGGATTTGGCTGGTCGCGACCGCAAGCGAGCTTTGATTGGGGTCACCTCGTCGCCACCAAGGAGCGGGAGATCACCCGCTTGTCGGCCATCTATGCGGCCAATCTCGAGAAGGCCGGTGTCGCGCTGCATCAGGGTCGCGCGACGGTGACGGGGCCGAACCATGTGATGCTCGCCAACGGGCGATGCTTCGCGGCGAAATATATTGCGGTGGCGACCGGCGGCGTGCCCGAGCATCGGCCGCATGTGCCGGGCCTCGACCTCGCCATCAGCTCGAATGAGATTTTCGACCTGCCGGACTTTCCCAAGAGGCTTCTGGCCGTGGGCGCAGGCTATGTGGCGCTGGAGTTCGCGTCCATCTTCGTGCGTCTTGGATCGCGCGTCACGGTCGCGTTTCGCGGTCAGACGATCCTGCGTGGGTTCGATGGCGACATGCGCGACGGCCTGACGGCGGAGCTGCAGGCCTCCGGCATCGATCTGCGTCCGGGACTATCGGTTCTTGGGATCGAGCGGCACGCCGATGGTCTGCATGTTCGCTTGAGTGACGCCTCGACGCTGGTGGTCGACCAGGTCCTCCTCGCGACGGGGCGCCGTCCCGCCACCCGCGATCTTGGTTTGGAGCATGTTGGCGTCGAACTCGCGGAGGATGGCTCGGTGAAGGTCGATGGCTTCTCGCGCAGCAGCGTACCGTCGATCTATGCGATCGGAGACGTGACCAATCGGGTCAACCTCACGCCGGTCGCGATCCGCGAAGGGCATGCGCTGGCCGATACGCTGTTCGGCGATAAACCGACACCTGTCGAACATCATGCCATCGCGACGGCGGTCTTCACGACGCCCGAACTCGGCACGGTGGGACTGACCGAGGAAGAGGCACGCAGCACTCTCGACGTCGTCGACATCTACAAGACCTCGTTTCGGCCGATGAAATCGACCATCTCGGGTAGTTCCACGAAAACCATGATGAAAATTGTGGTCGACGGCGCAACCGATCGGGTGGTCGGCGTGCATGTTCTCGGCACCGATGCGGGCGAGATGGCGCAGCTTCTGGGCATCGCGGTCAAAATGGGCGCCACCAAGCGGGACTTCGACGCCACGATGGCGGTCCATC